One part of the Sphingobacterium sp. LZ7M1 genome encodes these proteins:
- a CDS encoding GDP-L-fucose synthase, translated as MEKQAKIYVAGHRGMVGSAIYRKLKELGFENIIVRTSKELDLRDQQAVKEFFETEKPEYVFLAAAKVGGIMANNVYRADFIYENLAIQNNVIHYSHENDVKKLMFLGSSCIYPKMAPQPLKEDYLLTGTLEPTNEPYAIAKIAGIKMVESYRMQYDDNYISVMPTNLYGINDNYHPENSHVLPALIRKFHEAKVNNSPTVNIWGSGKPMREFMFADDLADACVFLMENYNDLQFVNIGVGEDISIRELAELIKEVVGFQGELEFDSSKPDGTPRKLMDVSKLTSLGWKAKTSLKEGIKLAYGDFLKKNEA; from the coding sequence GTGGAAAAACAAGCGAAAATTTACGTAGCAGGGCATAGAGGTATGGTCGGATCGGCTATTTACCGCAAGTTAAAAGAGTTAGGTTTTGAAAATATCATAGTTAGGACTTCCAAGGAATTGGACCTTCGTGACCAACAGGCCGTTAAAGAATTCTTTGAAACTGAAAAACCCGAGTATGTTTTCCTTGCAGCTGCCAAAGTTGGAGGCATCATGGCCAATAATGTCTATAGAGCTGATTTTATCTATGAGAACTTAGCCATCCAAAACAATGTCATCCATTATTCCCATGAAAATGATGTCAAAAAGCTGATGTTCCTTGGCTCGAGCTGCATCTACCCAAAGATGGCTCCTCAACCTTTGAAGGAAGATTATTTATTGACCGGGACGCTTGAACCGACCAATGAGCCATACGCCATTGCCAAAATCGCGGGCATCAAAATGGTCGAATCCTATCGAATGCAGTACGATGATAATTACATCTCTGTCATGCCTACAAATCTTTACGGCATCAACGATAACTATCACCCTGAGAACTCCCATGTATTGCCGGCCTTGATCAGAAAGTTTCATGAAGCAAAGGTCAACAACAGTCCTACTGTAAATATCTGGGGGTCAGGAAAGCCTATGCGTGAGTTTATGTTTGCAGATGACTTGGCAGACGCCTGTGTATTCCTGATGGAAAACTACAATGACCTTCAGTTTGTGAATATAGGCGTAGGTGAAGACATCAGTATCCGCGAGCTTGCAGAATTGATTAAAGAGGTCGTAGGATTCCAAGGTGAACTGGAGTTCGACAGCAGCAAACCTGATGGTACTCCGAGAAAATTAATGGATGTAAGCAAATTGACCAGCTTAGGATGGAAAGCAAAGACCAGCCTGAAAGAAGGCATTAAATTAGCTTATGGGGATTTCTTGAAAAAGAATGAAGCTTAA